Proteins encoded within one genomic window of Meleagris gallopavo isolate NT-WF06-2002-E0010 breed Aviagen turkey brand Nicholas breeding stock unplaced genomic scaffold, Turkey_5.1 ChrUn_random_7180001850542, whole genome shotgun sequence:
- the LOC104915774 gene encoding uncharacterized protein LOC104915774 produces the protein MPGLAELMPNPLPSAAVRQPLVALLEAQLGLKVAELQHFSCGVSSGVSSGVSNGVSNGVDVREQLSEEQRRLKRLKERRWELAMLLQRSRRECGKADLRCLALLRELKALRAQQTKLELLRGDYLQTKGTAMLLKARLEELTLLVDTYSPEHLEAHRKIRSQLQDALTQTQSELAALRESLGNFVAVGPQLVAMAEEYRRLRDEIQHRQWALQQLRDNGEVNEEQQ, from the exons CCCTCAGCGGCGGTGCGGCAGCCATTGGTGGCTCTGCTGGAGGCCCAGTTGGGGCTGAaggtggcagagctgcagcacttcagCTGTGGGGTCAGCAGTGGGGTCAGCAGTGGGGTCAGCAATGGGGTCAGCAATGGGGTCGACGTGAGGGAGCAGCTGTCGGAGGAGCAGCGCAGGCTGAAGAGGCTGAAGGAGAGGAGGTGGGAGCTGGCGATGCTGCTGCAAAGGAGCCGCAGGGAGTGCGGGAAG GCTGACCTGCGCTGCCTGGCGCTGCTGCGGGAGCTGAAGGCCCTGCGGGCCCAGCAGACCaagctggagctgctcaggGGGGATTACCTGCAGACCAAGGGGACGGCCATGTTGCTCAAGGCGCG GTTGGAGGAGCTGACGCTGCTGGTGGATACGTACAGCCCTGAGCACCTGGAGGCACACAGGAAGATCAG GTCCCAGCTGCAGGATGCTCTCACCCAAACCCAATCGGAGCTGGCAGCACTACGGGAGTCGCTGGGGAATTTCGTGGCCGTCGGACCCCAGTTGGTGGCCATGGCTGAGGAGTACAGACGGCTGAGGGATGAAATCCAGCACCGCCAGTGGGCGCTGCAACAGCTGAGGGACAACGGGGAGGTCAATGAGGAACAGCAATGA